In Drosophila ananassae strain 14024-0371.13 chromosome 3R, ASM1763931v2, whole genome shotgun sequence, the DNA window aagatggggagaactgggggcaaaaagttgttgacgatgccaacaacacgcggtgttcccaagcggtcccccatctaagtactaaccgcgcccgacgctgcttaatttcggtgatcggacgagaaccgatgtattcagcgtagtatggtcgttggcgaaagtcgcagggttaatctacaaccttatattttcttccaattagcacctgtgtgctttttaaggctgccaagatacacaggagtatctgtaagatacaggaggccttgccaaaggcactagccagaaggagaaacaattttccttgaagggtagacagtacaggtgattccaggtgtatccaaaagatgtacaggccgttgggggtggcgtggggatagataaaatagtaaaactaataaaataagagaaagtaatagatgtttttcatgaGCTAAACTGGAACGGtggagctccaatggctaggcgataggcaagatggggagaactgggggcaaaaagttgttgacgatgccaacaacacgcggtgttcccaagcggtcccccatctaagtactaaccgcgcccgacgctgcttaatttcggtgatcggacgagaaccgatgtattcagcgtagtatggtcgttggcgaaagtcgcagggttaatctacaaccttatattttcttccaattagcacctgtgtgctttttaaggctgccaagatacacaggagtatctgtaagatacaggaggccttgccaaaggcactagccagaaggagaaacaattttccttgaagggtagacagtacaggtgattccaggtgtatccaaaagatgtacaggccgttgggggtggcgtggggatagataaaatagtaaaactaataaaataaaagaaagtaatatATGTTTTTCATGACCTAAACTGGAAAGGgggagctccaatggctaggcgataggcaagatggggagaactgggtgcaaaaagttgttgacgatgccaacaacacgcggtgttcccaagcggtcccccatctaagtactaaccgcgcccgacgctgcttaatttcggtgatcggacgagaaccgatgtattcagcgtagtatggtcgttggcgaaagtcgcagggttaatctacaaccttatattttcttccaattagcacctgtgtgctttttaaggctgccaagatacacaggagtatctgtaagatacaggaggccttgccaaaggcactagccagaaggagaaacaattttccttgaagggtagacagtacaggtgattccaggtgtatccaaaagatgtacaggccgttgggggtggcgtggggatagataaaatagtaaaactaataaaataaaagaaagtaatagatgtttttcatgacCTAAACTGGAACGGgggagctccaatggctaggcgataggcaagatggggagaactgggggcaaaaagttgttgacgatgccaacaacacgcggtgttcccaagcggtcccccatctaagtactaaccgcgcccgacgctgcttaatttcggtgatcggacgagaaccgatgtattcagcgtagtatggtcgttggcgaaagtcgcagggttaatctacaaccttatattttcttccaattagcacctgtgtgctttttaaggctgccaagatacacaggagtatctgtaagatacaggaggccttgccgaaggcactagccagaaggagaaacaattttccttgaagggtagacagtacaggtgattccaggtgtatccaaaagatgtacaggccgttgggggtggcgtggggatagataaaatagtaaaactaataaaataaaagaaagtaatagatgtttttcatgacCTAAACTGGAACGGgggagctccaatggctaggcgataggcaagatggggagaactgggggcaaaaagttgttgacgatgccaacaacacgcggtgttcccaagcggtcccccatctaagtactaagtactaaccgcgcccgacgctgcttaatttcggtgatcggacgagaaccgatgtattcagcgtagtatggtcgttggcgaaagtcgcagggttaatctacaaccttatattttcttccaattagcacctgtgtgctttttaaggctgccaagatacaaaggagtatctgtaagatacaggaggccttgccaaaggcactagccagaaggagaaacaattttccttgaagggtagacagtacaggtgattccaggtgtatccaaaagatgtacaggccgttgggggtggcgtggggatagataaaatagtaaaactaataaaataaaagaaagtaatagatgtttttcatgacCTAAACTGGAACGGgggagctccaatggctaggcgataggcaagatggggagaaatgggggcaaaaagttgttgacgatgccaacaacacgcggtgttcccaagcggtcccccatctaagtactaaccgcgcccgacgctgcttaatttcggtgatcggacgagaaccgatgtattcagcgtagtatggtcgttggcgaaagtcgcagggttaatctacaaccttatattttcttccaattagcacctgtgtgctttttaaggctgccaagatacacaggagtatctgtaagatacaggaggccttgccgaaggcactagccagaaggagaaacaattttccttgaagggtagacagtacaggtgattccaggtgtatccaaaagatgtacaggccgttgggggtggcgtggggatagataaaatagtaaaactaataaaataaaagaaagtaatagatgtttttcatgacCTAAACTGGAACGGgggagctccaatggctaggcgataggcaagatggggagaactgggggcaaaaagttgttgacgatgccaacaacacgcggtgttcccaagcggtcccccatctaagtactaagtactaaccgcgcccgacgctgcttaatttcggtgatcggacgagaaccgatgtattcagcgtagtatggtcgttggcgaaagtcgcagggttaatctacaaccttatattttcttccaattagcacctgtgtgctttttaaggctgccaagatacaaaggagtatctgtaagatacaggaggccttgccaaaggcactagccagaaggagaaacaattttccttgaagggtagacagtacaggtgattccaggtgtatccaaaagatgtacaggccgttgggggtggcgtggggatagataaaatagtaaaactaataaaataaaagaaagtaatagatgtttttcatgacCTAAACTGGAACGGgggagctccaatggctaggcgataggcaagatggggagaaatgggggcaaaaagttgttgacgatgccaacaacacgcggtgttcccaagcggtcccccatctaagtactaaccgcgcccgacgctgcttaatttcggtgatcggacgagaaccgatgtattcagcgtagtatggtcgttggcgaaagtcgcagggttaatctacaaccttatattttcttccaattagcacctgtgtgctttttaaggctgccaagatacacaggagtatctgtaagatacaggaggccttgccaaaggcactagccagaaggagaaacaattttccttgaagggtagacggtacaggtgattccaggtgCCACCAAAACCATTGATCTGCTTTTGACACACAACAAGACTGCTGAAAGTTAAATAATAATCGTATAATTGTATTTACCCATAGCATTGGTATATGTATTAACCCATAGGACTAACTTAGTTAAAAATTGACAATGATTATTTTTGACAACAATTTTACTGGAGCTGTATATATTTCACTGTTTTATTCTATTTGTATAAggatgaaaatattttctatgCATATTAGATGACAATTTAGGcccaatgtttttatttaataagatttattttttatttaactctTTGTTTCCAATAAAAGACGGGAAGGCTTCTTTATAGAAATCATAAATTATTGTGAGTCAAATCAGTCACTGGTGTTTGAAAGAATTTGAATGCCGAAACTAATTTCTATAATTTCTCATTAAGGAACATAATAAAGCGCAAATTAAGCATGACAGCTCATTTTTTCTtagtttaataattttttagatGAAACCTAGCTATGAAGAACACCGACAGAAAAGTTTCATAAAATTATAAGGTTAAGTATTTTCTAAAACAAAGTGTAACTTGTATTGTAAAGTGGCTAAGTGAATTTAAATTGGCAACGGGAAATCTTTTGTATTAGTCGCTTTCAGACTTCCTTTTTTTGGCGGGGTTTCCCAAATGTTGGCTATATTAAATACCGACCACTATAGAGTCTTTTCAGCGATTATGTGAAGAAGTCGTTGATCTCTTTTGGCACTGAAGCGTCACAAATGCTTTCTCTGCCGGCGTGCGATGATGGATAATTTGGCATTAGCTTGGAATACCAGTAGCGAGGAGAATTTGCAGAATCAATTAggtaaaatttaaaatttaaatcaatgcCCGCagctatttaaaaattaattttaccTGGCGCTACCCGCACTTTCATCGTCGCATCGTCATCGCCGTCCGTGAGAAAGACAAACTAAGTTAATGGCCAATGCCCCATGTTTGCTAACAAATATTCGCATCAATCTGAGCAACTAATGACCGACTAGCAGACAAATCAAGTTCGAGCTGTCGCAGCTGATCTTTAAATTTCCCTTTTACTTGCACTCCAACAGATGAGCTAAAACCAGAGCATTCAAATTAGTTCTTCCACGGCGAAAAATTCCATACCAGTTCTGTCATTTTATAGAAATATAATTCAATAATGTTAATCTTATTAATAGAGGAGGCTTCTGTTAAATCAATTTacatatttatgaaaaaagGACTTTTTGAATCTTATAAGAATTGTCCATCTTATGGAATTATTTACTGTTTTTATAGTCAACCAAATATTTCACATAACTTCTTCTGGACTAGTATTCTATGTTTAAAAGTTATTCGAAATTcattagattttttttatgttaattatttgcataaatctTTGGCCCGAGCCATGGGGACGCCGCATCATTTGCAGTTCGTTTCGCATTTTGTTTTAGCCAGTTTCCGTTTGGCAACTCTTCTTTTGGCTATTTCGGTCAATCTTGGGGTGAAACTTTGGGTCAGAGCGGACTAAAATCTATAGACTCCAGCCAGCCACAAATCAGTTGCGTTCAGAGCGCCATCGAGAGTGTTACATCCGCGGATTAAAAAATGCAACTCAGGTGTTTAGTGTTTTGCCTGCTCGTGGTCCTTCCATATGGGACAGAGGCTCGGGTTCGTGGAAGGCAATACGACGAGGAAAAAGATACAATTGTTGAATTAAACAAACTGGGCACCATCCAGGGAAAAATTGTGGAGACGGCCTGGACAAAACGAGAGGTGTTGCAGTTCGTCGATGTCAGATATGCAGAACCACCGACCGGGCAGCATCGATTTAAGGTACCGaagaaaaaacattttaaaatttctgATAATTAAGAAATGTGGAcacagttgttgttgctgcgctgatgaaacaaattaaaaatgtatttagtCATAAATTTTGTCGGCTAAAAATGGCATAAGAGTTTCGCGAAACCGACTGTCCAGAAATTCAAATAGAAATGTTTAACTTCATTGGAGCATCGTTTTCTCCTACCGCAAAACTTTCAAAATTATGTTAATTTCCTTAAAGACAATATTAAAGCCTCTGAAATTCTTAtacgaattaaaaaaaaattaacctCCCCGACGGGGAATTGAACCCCGGTCTCCCGCGTGACAGGCGGGGATACTAACCACTATACTATCGAGGACATGGAATCCAATCGGTAGAATGTCTGAATTCCAGATGCGAGGAGGTCTAGAGAGAGCAGAGACTATAATTagattataaaatttataatataagCCCAACAATGCGTCATAGTAGGTGTCTGGCTGaacaagtgttttttttttgtaatttttaaacGAACCTTTTATATATAatctttaaattataatctttAAACATGCACCTGAAAGGTGGACATAAAGTCCCCAGCGATGGCaataacttggccaatttccacccgattcttgaacggaataccttaatcgatttctaagCCGATTTTCCattattctgcatcaaaatctaggaacaatatttttttttgatttattgttaaatttactgggggatccccttcgaaaagtgtaaaaagtgCATGTAAGGACCaaatggcccccagcgatggccataacttggccaatttccaccggattcttgagcggaataccttaatcgattccTAAACCGATTTTCCattattctgcatcaaaatctaggaacaaaatattttttaaatattttgttaaatttctgggagatccccttcgaaaagtGTGAAAAGTGCATGTAAGGACCaaatggcccccagcgatggccataacttggctaatttctacccgattcttgagcggaataccttaatcgatttctaaatcgattctccattattctgcatcaaaatctgggaacaaaatattttttagattttttgttaaatttcaaaaaatttaaaaaaaggtgGGAAGGACAATTAAGTTCAACCATTGAAAATTATTACCACatcaattttatttgaattgaTTTGCTAATCAATTTATTGAATGACTCTAACGCAGCCTCCTCGTCCCATCGAGCCATGGGAAGACGTGATGGACGCCACGGCGGAGAAGATTGGCTGCCCCTCTGTGGTATCCATGGACAGTTTGCGCAAACTTGACGACGTTCTGGACGTGGAAGATTGCTTGACGATGACTATTACCACTCCAAATGTAACTGCGAAAATGCCTGTACTGGTCTATATACATGGAGAGTATTTGTACGAAGGAAGCAACTCGGAGGCTCCGCCAGACTACCTTCTCGAGAAGGACATTGTGCTGGTGACGCCGCAGTACCGTCTTGGACCTTTTGGCTTTCTGTCTACGAAGACGGATGAGATTCCCGGCAATGCCGGGTTTCTAGACATATTTCTTGCCTTACAGTTTGTGAAGCACTTTATTTCATCGTTCGGCGGAGATCCCGAACGAGTAACTGTTGCCGGTCAGGTGGGTGGAGCCGCCATCGCCCACCTACTAACGCTTTCGCCGATGGTGCAGCGCGGACTCTTTAATCAGGTTATATACCACTCCGGGTCTGCTATCATGCCTATTTTCCTGGAGGAGGATCCGCGCAAGCACGCCCAGGAGATTGCCAAGAAGGCCGATTGCCAAATGGTGACGGTGCGAGACTTAAATACCTGCTTAATGGAGCTCACGGCTTTGGAATTGCTAACAGCCTTTATGGAGCATGCGGTAAGTAGTTTCAGAGATTTCAAATAAAGACAATAATTAGgaatattgatttttttttattgattagTTGGAGAAATCGGATCTCGGCATTGGACACACTGGTGGCATACAGTTTACTATTGGTGGACCCAGCGGGGTTTTACCAAAGCACCCTTATGATCTCATGTTGGAGTCGAACTTCTCCTATCCCGCAATGGGTGGCTGCCCCAAGAATGCCGGCTCGCGAGTGCTAAACGAGATTGTGGACAATGACTTCGAGGGAAAGATTCCGGACGATGAGTACAACACGTATGACTACATCGACCACGTAATTCGCCAAGTGGTGGGCACTGACAAGACCATGCTACTAACCAGTTTCGTTACCCACGACTTCTTCAATCGCCACCTCTTGGAGAATGGAACATTCGACACCTTAATACCAAGGCTTATTGATGTGAGTTTGTTTGTTAGTAATTAGCTTCCTATAATTTCTCTattatcttttgttttttatcttTCTTAGGTGGCTGGCACTTTAAACCACAAGCTTCCCGTTCTACTCGCCATGAACATGAACAATAAGCATAATCCGCACAATACTTTCTTATATTCCTTCGACTACGCCGGCGAATTTAATCGCTATCGGGAGATGGACGAGGAGACAAACATGCAGAGTCCCTTCAAGGCGGGCGTATCTTTAACCGACGAGGCACTCTACCTATTTCCATATCCCGATCATGTGAAGCGCCTCAGTCCTCCGGATGTGACAATGGCCCATCGAATGGTGGAGCTTTGGACCAATTTTGTGATTAGCGGTAACCCGTTAGGCTCTTACCGATCCGGCTACTGGCCGCCCATGACCACCCTCTACGGACCCTATATGAAGATCGATGAGACGCTGACTATCGCTGGCAACTACTTCAATGAGTTCTCGGCCACGTTGCGGGACGAGGATGCGGGGCATAGTCTGATTCGTGAGATATATTATTTGCGCAGCCGGAGCAGGAAACGAGCTCAGGCCAAGCGGCGGAAACAGTTGGCGGCTTCGAAGGCCAATCGActgaaaaaatccgacgcccGCAAAAGTCTGGTGAAGCGACCCAATCGCAACAAGATACGCTTTTAAGGACAACCTCTAACCAGTATAGATTTAGTTTAAGTTCTTAGATGAAATACCCACTTGTCCTGCTTCTCACCACCAATCCTTGTGTTGATATCCGATATTGTagtatatttattaaagaggCTAAGCACAAAAAGTTATGCTTTTATTTGGGTTTTATTACAGGGCTAAACAGGACAGAAAGTAGTCGATAACGATAAAGCGGTTCTGGGCTTGTTTCCCAATCTCAAAAGTAGTTGCTGTGTTTAACATTAGAAATGATaaagctttgtttttatttttcatttttaatcgtagtgtttattaaattttatttttcaatgcaAGAACTTATAAGAAGGTCGCAATCATTTAGTGACGGCGACCTTGCTGGCGGTGGATAACCTTAATATGCCTTGGGGCGTTCAAAAATCTTCTGAATACAATGCTGGTAGGCTGCGATTGGCGAGCTGCTTCTTGCTCCGCCTCGGCCTGGGCAAATTGtcgctcctcctcctccctgAGAGCCCGGTcgcgctcctcctcctcctcgcgTAGTTTCAACTGGGCCTTCACGTAATCCTCATATGTGGCGTAGTTGCTGGGATCGTTTTTCGGGTCCACATTGGGTTGATACTCTTGGTCCTGGTCATCCGATTCTTCTGGATAGCCACCCGACGGGCCATATTCCTGCTCTTGCTCCTGGCGCAGCTGGTCCCTGCGCTGTTGCTCGCGGGCTTGCTCTTCGTCGTAGTTGGGATCTGAGTCCGAGTCAGATGGTCGGCCTTCCTGCTGGGAGCGCAGGTACTCATCGTAGCTGGGATAGCGCGAAAGATCGTTGTCGGGTTGCCCTTGGGGCTGTTCCTGTTCCCGTTCCTGCTGCTCGCGCTCTCGTTGCAATCGTTCCTCATATTGTCGGTGCTCCTGCTCTCGGAGCTGCCTCTCTTGCTCTAATCGCTCCTGCTCGCGTTGCTGTTCTTGGGCGTAGTTGCGGTCCGGATCCGATTCTGGAGATTGCTCTCCTTGCTGGGCCCTCACGTAGTCTTCATAGGTGGGATACGCGTCACGGCCGTCCTCCGgattttcttcaggctggTGCTGGCCCCCTTGTTCCTCGCGTTCCTGTTGCTCCCGTTCTCGCTGCTGACGCTCCTGCTCCAATCGTTCTTCATACTCCCTATGCTCCCGCTCACGGAGTTGCCTCTCCTGCTCTAAACGCT includes these proteins:
- the LOC6497189 gene encoding glutactin → MQLRCLVFCLLVVLPYGTEARVRGRQYDEEKDTIVELNKLGTIQGKIVETAWTKREVLQFVDVRYAEPPTGQHRFKPPRPIEPWEDVMDATAEKIGCPSVVSMDSLRKLDDVLDVEDCLTMTITTPNVTAKMPVLVYIHGEYLYEGSNSEAPPDYLLEKDIVLVTPQYRLGPFGFLSTKTDEIPGNAGFLDIFLALQFVKHFISSFGGDPERVTVAGQVGGAAIAHLLTLSPMVQRGLFNQVIYHSGSAIMPIFLEEDPRKHAQEIAKKADCQMVTVRDLNTCLMELTALELLTAFMEHALEKSDLGIGHTGGIQFTIGGPSGVLPKHPYDLMLESNFSYPAMGGCPKNAGSRVLNEIVDNDFEGKIPDDEYNTYDYIDHVIRQVVGTDKTMLLTSFVTHDFFNRHLLENGTFDTLIPRLIDVAGTLNHKLPVLLAMNMNNKHNPHNTFLYSFDYAGEFNRYREMDEETNMQSPFKAGVSLTDEALYLFPYPDHVKRLSPPDVTMAHRMVELWTNFVISGNPLGSYRSGYWPPMTTLYGPYMKIDETLTIAGNYFNEFSATLRDEDAGHSLIREIYYLRSRSRKRAQAKRRKQLAASKANRLKKSDARKSLVKRPNRNKIRF